A window from Cyanobacteria bacterium QS_8_64_29 encodes these proteins:
- a CDS encoding biotin transporter BioY codes for MVSALHRLLWALIGLMLTVGGTFIEAFVTPWPWTWDGARPPIASLGVSCQVGAVLLVGCAGGAQAGAWSQMAYLGLGLAGIPVFAHGGGLGYVTEPTFGYLLGFVPGAWLCGRVARKDKPPLERLAAGALVGLAAIHACGVAYLLGSYGLTAADGDRLPLGAALSQYSLELLPGQLAVACSAVALAFGLRQLLFY; via the coding sequence CACCGGTTGCTGTGGGCGCTCATCGGTTTGATGCTGACGGTGGGCGGTACCTTCATTGAGGCCTTTGTTACCCCCTGGCCTTGGACGTGGGACGGCGCGCGCCCCCCGATCGCCTCGCTGGGCGTGAGCTGCCAGGTGGGGGCAGTCCTGTTGGTGGGATGCGCTGGGGGAGCCCAGGCAGGTGCTTGGTCCCAAATGGCCTATTTGGGCCTGGGGCTGGCCGGCATCCCGGTGTTTGCGCATGGCGGCGGGCTGGGCTATGTGACCGAGCCCACCTTTGGCTACCTGCTGGGCTTTGTGCCGGGGGCTTGGCTTTGCGGGCGCGTGGCCCGCAAGGACAAGCCGCCCCTGGAGCGCTTGGCCGCAGGCGCGCTGGTGGGGTTAGCGGCCATCCACGCTTGCGGAGTTGCTTACTTGCTGGGCAGCTACGGTCTGACGGCTGCTGACGGCGATCGCCTCCCGCTCGGCGCTGCGCTATCGCAGTACTCGCTCGAGCTATTGCCCGGTCAGCTAGCCGTTGCGTGTTCGGCAGTGGCGCTTGCCTTTGGGCTGCGCCAGCTACTGTTCTACTGA
- a CDS encoding signal peptidase II, producing MLPASGNRLFWATALLGAVADRIAKYWVTRHFEVLGQTVPLWPGVFHFTYAVNPGAAFSLFDETGGWLRWLSLAVSLGLAGWAWFGPRFKRLEQLGYGAILAGAIGNGIDRFAFGYVIDFLDVRLIGFPIFNLADVGINLGIVSLLASALWERSPRHR from the coding sequence ATGCTGCCTGCAAGCGGAAACCGGCTGTTTTGGGCCACTGCCCTGCTGGGGGCAGTTGCTGATCGCATCGCCAAGTACTGGGTTACGCGCCATTTTGAGGTCTTGGGGCAGACGGTGCCGCTTTGGCCGGGCGTTTTCCACTTCACCTACGCCGTCAACCCCGGCGCTGCCTTTAGCTTGTTCGATGAGACCGGGGGGTGGCTGCGCTGGCTGTCGCTGGCTGTCAGCCTCGGGCTGGCGGGTTGGGCTTGGTTTGGGCCGCGCTTCAAGCGCCTGGAGCAGTTGGGGTACGGCGCGATTTTGGCGGGCGCGATCGGCAACGGCATCGATCGCTTTGCCTTTGGCTACGTCATCGACTTTTTGGATGTGCGCCTGATTGGCTTTCCCATCTTTAACCTGGCTGACGTTGGCATCAATTTGGGCATTGTCAGCTTGCTAGCGAGCGCGCTCTGGGAGCGCTCGCCTCGCCACCGCTAG
- a CDS encoding oxidoreductase has product MFLVTGATGQIGRRIVRQLRDADRPVRAFVRLTSHYEELERRGAEIFVGDLREDKAIRRACQGARYVVSAHGSGGDATQLDYRANIELIDRARESGVEHFVFISVLGADRGYQDSPTFKAKREVEKYLQASGLNYTILRPSGLASNLLPLAERFRDTGLYIIIGDPQNRTSIVSTDDLAQIATRSVTVEAARNRTFAVGGPEILQRGDIPEIFARVFQREPWTVNVPLALFDGARDGLGLINPELQRSLGTLRVLSANEFFCTQQEVSELEATFGLQMESLEQFVRRYLVT; this is encoded by the coding sequence ATGTTTCTAGTTACTGGCGCCACCGGGCAAATCGGACGCCGCATCGTGCGACAGCTGCGCGACGCAGATCGGCCCGTTCGGGCGTTCGTGCGGCTCACCTCGCACTATGAAGAGCTCGAGCGGCGCGGAGCCGAGATCTTTGTCGGCGATCTGCGCGAAGACAAAGCCATTCGCAGAGCCTGCCAGGGCGCGCGCTACGTTGTTAGCGCCCACGGCTCGGGCGGCGATGCCACACAGCTCGATTACCGCGCCAACATCGAGCTCATCGATCGCGCTCGCGAGAGCGGCGTAGAGCACTTTGTCTTTATCTCAGTGCTGGGCGCCGATCGCGGCTATCAAGACTCGCCCACGTTCAAGGCCAAGCGCGAAGTTGAAAAGTACCTGCAAGCCAGCGGCCTCAACTACACCATCCTTCGCCCCTCGGGGCTGGCCTCCAATTTGCTGCCGCTGGCCGAGCGCTTTCGCGATACCGGGCTCTACATCATCATCGGCGATCCGCAGAACCGCACCTCCATCGTCAGCACCGACGATCTGGCCCAAATTGCCACTCGCTCGGTGACGGTTGAGGCGGCGCGAAATCGCACCTTTGCCGTCGGTGGCCCCGAGATCCTGCAGCGCGGTGACATTCCCGAAATTTTTGCGCGGGTGTTCCAGCGCGAGCCCTGGACGGTCAACGTGCCGTTGGCGCTGTTTGACGGCGCGCGCGATGGTTTGGGGCTTATCAACCCGGAGCTGCAGCGCTCGCTGGGCACGCTTCGGGTCCTGTCGGCCAACGAGTTTTTCTGCACCCAGCAGGAGGTCAGCGAGCTGGAGGCCACCTTCGGCCTGCAAATGGAGTCGCTGGAGCAATTCGTCCGGCGCTACTTGGTGACCTAG
- the xth gene encoding exodeoxyribonuclease III, with protein MQVATWNVNSIRTRQQQVAAWLQEHPVEVLCLQETKVPDADFPRAPFEALGYHTYVLGQKANNGVAILSRTPADRVLTGFSSVLEGERAAELDAQKRAIAAEIAGICIVNLYVPNGASVGSDKYDYKLRWLAALRDYLQQLRHGGNAQLCVCGDFNVAPESRDIHDPRGKDDRIMASPAEREALQSVLALGLGDAFRKFTAERGHYSWWDYRTRAIRGNRGWRIDHCYLSPELYQRARDCYIDAAPRHWERPSDHAPVVVAL; from the coding sequence ATGCAGGTCGCCACCTGGAACGTCAACTCCATCCGCACGCGCCAGCAGCAAGTCGCTGCCTGGTTGCAGGAGCATCCCGTCGAGGTGCTGTGCTTGCAAGAGACCAAAGTCCCCGATGCCGATTTCCCGCGCGCCCCCTTCGAAGCGCTGGGCTACCATACCTACGTCCTCGGCCAAAAGGCCAACAACGGCGTTGCCATTTTGAGCCGAACGCCTGCTGATCGCGTCTTGACGGGTTTTTCATCCGTTCTAGAGGGCGAGCGAGCCGCCGAGCTCGACGCGCAAAAGCGCGCCATCGCGGCCGAGATTGCCGGGATCTGCATTGTCAATCTCTACGTGCCCAACGGCGCCAGCGTTGGCAGCGACAAGTACGACTACAAGCTGCGTTGGCTGGCGGCGCTGCGCGACTACCTACAGCAGCTGCGCCATGGAGGCAACGCGCAGCTCTGCGTCTGCGGCGATTTCAATGTTGCGCCCGAGAGCCGCGACATTCACGATCCGCGCGGTAAGGACGATCGCATTATGGCCTCCCCTGCGGAGCGCGAGGCCCTGCAGTCCGTGCTGGCGTTGGGCCTAGGCGATGCCTTCCGCAAGTTCACTGCCGAGAGAGGGCACTACAGTTGGTGGGACTACCGCACCCGCGCCATCCGCGGCAATCGCGGCTGGCGCATCGATCACTGCTACCTTAGTCCCGAGCTCTACCAGCGCGCCCGCGACTGCTACATTGATGCTGCCCCGCGCCACTGGGAGCGCCCCAGCGATCATGCTCCAGTGGTGGTGGCGCTTTAG
- a CDS encoding imidazoleglycerol-phosphate dehydratase HisB has product MPASDSLAPTQLSASHAPPARQAQVQRTTGETAIALSLDLDGQGSCQAATGIPFLDHMLQQLASHALLDLTVQASGDWAIDDHHTNEDVGIALGQGLNRALGDARGIHRFGHFLAPLDEALVQVALDFSGRPHLSYELAIPTERVGTYDTQLVREFFAAAVNHAPMTLHLRQMAGVNSHHIIEAAFKAFARSLRMAIERDPRRAARVPSSKGML; this is encoded by the coding sequence ATGCCAGCCAGCGACAGCCTCGCTCCAACGCAACTATCCGCTAGCCACGCCCCGCCCGCGCGCCAGGCGCAGGTGCAGCGCACGACCGGCGAGACCGCGATCGCGCTCAGCCTCGACCTCGACGGTCAAGGTAGCTGCCAGGCTGCGACCGGGATTCCGTTTTTGGACCACATGCTGCAGCAGCTGGCCTCGCATGCGCTGCTGGATTTGACCGTGCAGGCGAGCGGCGATTGGGCCATTGACGACCACCACACCAACGAGGATGTCGGGATCGCCCTCGGGCAAGGGCTCAACCGGGCGCTGGGCGATGCGCGCGGCATTCACCGCTTCGGGCATTTTTTGGCACCGCTCGATGAAGCCCTAGTCCAAGTCGCTCTCGATTTCTCCGGCCGCCCCCACCTGAGCTACGAGCTGGCTATCCCCACCGAGCGCGTGGGCACCTACGACACCCAGCTGGTGCGCGAGTTCTTCGCAGCAGCGGTCAACCACGCCCCCATGACGCTGCACCTACGCCAAATGGCGGGCGTCAACTCGCACCACATCATCGAGGCCGCATTCAAAGCATTTGCGCGATCGCTGCGCATGGCCATCGAGCGCGATCCCCGCCGCGCAGCCCGGGTTCCCAGTTCCAAGGGCATGCTGTAG
- a CDS encoding enoyl-[acyl-carrier-protein] reductase FabI: MLDLTGKTALVTGIANNRSIAWGIAQQLHQAGAKLGVTYLPDDKGRMEKKVRELVEPLGPSLLLPCDVQNQAQLSATFEQIGRQWDRIDILVHSLAFAYKEELSGAFSETSKEGFLKAMEVSTYSLTQLAQAAKPLMGDGSSIITLTYLGGERVVPNYNVMGVAKAGLESSVRYLAAELGDRNIRVNAISAGPMRTLSSSAVSGITEMIRHVEATAPLQHTVTQAEVGNVAAFLASDLASGITGQVLYADAGYSIMGM, encoded by the coding sequence GTGCTGGATTTAACGGGAAAAACGGCTTTAGTGACCGGCATTGCCAACAACCGCTCGATCGCATGGGGCATCGCCCAGCAGCTCCATCAGGCGGGGGCAAAGCTCGGCGTTACCTACCTGCCCGATGACAAAGGGCGCATGGAGAAAAAAGTCCGCGAGTTGGTCGAGCCGCTCGGGCCCAGCCTGTTACTGCCGTGCGACGTTCAAAACCAAGCCCAGCTGAGCGCAACGTTCGAGCAAATCGGCCGGCAGTGGGATCGCATCGACATTTTGGTGCACTCGCTGGCATTCGCCTATAAAGAAGAGCTCTCGGGCGCGTTTAGCGAGACCTCCAAGGAAGGGTTTCTCAAAGCCATGGAAGTCAGCACCTACTCGCTGACGCAGTTGGCCCAAGCAGCCAAACCGCTGATGGGCGATGGCAGCAGCATCATTACCTTGACTTATTTGGGTGGCGAGCGCGTGGTGCCCAACTACAACGTCATGGGCGTTGCCAAGGCTGGATTGGAGAGCAGCGTGCGCTATCTGGCTGCCGAGCTGGGCGATCGCAACATTCGCGTCAATGCCATCTCGGCCGGGCCCATGCGGACGCTGTCGTCATCGGCCGTGAGCGGCATCACTGAGATGATCCGCCACGTGGAGGCAACGGCACCGCTCCAGCACACCGTTACCCAGGCCGAGGTGGGCAATGTGGCAGCGTTTTTGGCCAGCGATTTGGCCAGCGGCATTACCGGCCAGGTGCTGTATGCCGACGCCGGCTATAGCATTATGGGCATGTAG
- the ntcA gene encoding global nitrogen regulator NtcA codes for MNAFVASHRSLETVFREMGGDGLPPIVETFERGKTVFFPGDPAERVYFLLTGAVKLSRVYESGEEITVALLRENSVFGVLSLLTGQNSDRFYHAVAFTPVELLSAPIERAERAFHQNPELSRLMLQGLASRILQTETMIETLAHRDMESRLVSFLLVLCRDFGESTPDGSVRIDLKLSHQAIAEAIGSTRVTVTRLLGELREQAQISIRKKRITVHNPVALSQQFS; via the coding sequence ATGAACGCCTTTGTTGCCTCCCATCGCTCCCTCGAGACCGTTTTTCGCGAAATGGGCGGCGATGGCTTACCGCCTATCGTGGAGACCTTCGAGCGTGGCAAAACCGTCTTTTTTCCCGGGGATCCGGCCGAGCGCGTCTACTTTTTGCTAACCGGTGCCGTCAAGCTATCGCGCGTTTACGAAAGCGGTGAGGAAATTACAGTGGCGCTGCTGCGCGAGAACAGCGTTTTCGGCGTCCTATCGCTGCTAACCGGCCAGAACTCCGATCGCTTCTACCACGCCGTGGCGTTTACCCCCGTCGAGCTGCTGTCGGCCCCCATCGAGCGCGCCGAGCGTGCGTTCCACCAGAACCCCGAGCTGTCGCGGTTGATGCTGCAGGGACTCGCCTCGCGCATCTTGCAGACCGAGACGATGATCGAAACCCTAGCCCACCGGGACATGGAGTCGCGCTTGGTGAGCTTTTTGCTCGTGCTGTGCCGAGACTTTGGCGAGTCCACCCCGGATGGTAGCGTGCGCATCGACCTCAAGCTCTCGCATCAAGCCATTGCCGAGGCCATTGGCTCCACCCGCGTCACCGTGACGCGCCTGTTGGGCGAGCTGCGCGAGCAAGCCCAAATCTCGATCCGCAAAAAACGCATTACCGTACACAATCCAGTAGCGCTCAGCCAGCAATTCAGCTAG
- a CDS encoding DUF3084 domain-containing protein — protein MTSAYILIAAVLLLGGVLAILGDHLGSKVGKSRLRLFKLRPRQTAIAATFLTGVSIAATTLGILFATSQSLRQGVFRLDEILAKRRQAQRELEQARDKLQKLEERQQTTNRDYQHAQSKLDRTSKQLDKLQSQVASLRSERQSLVAERDRLANKIESLDGKLKQREQKIAQQQQKLEASRNRLQELQGRQEQLKAQIEQREQKIAQQQQKLQATRDRLQALREQQQQLKAQIEQRDNKIAQLDEQIAQKNETLKQRQARLQDLQQELSLLQRRASRFRQEYQTLRRGDVVLPKDRVLASAITRIEKSSDAQQIVDKLLQEANKRAYRATRPNNNQVDERVIAITKAQVKNLRQKISDGREYVLQIRSDGNYVMGEDKVGVFTIVAPNKQIFGAGEAISTVSIDTEQMGRSQLQNRLDRLLSAAKFRARRSGILGDVRVETGTLALTNFFERLNQASAGQFDRIQAQAAQPAETAGPLELKLVALKDGKVVFSSSELGTNSPQAS, from the coding sequence ATGACCAGCGCCTACATCCTCATCGCCGCCGTTTTGCTTCTGGGGGGCGTGCTGGCGATCCTCGGCGATCACCTGGGGAGCAAAGTGGGCAAATCGCGGTTGCGGCTGTTCAAGCTGCGGCCGCGCCAAACGGCCATCGCCGCTACTTTCTTGACGGGCGTCTCGATTGCGGCGACCACGCTGGGCATCTTGTTCGCCACGAGCCAATCGCTGCGCCAAGGCGTCTTTCGACTGGATGAAATTCTGGCCAAGCGCCGGCAAGCCCAGCGCGAGCTCGAGCAAGCGCGCGACAAGCTCCAGAAGCTGGAGGAGCGCCAGCAAACCACCAACCGCGACTACCAGCACGCCCAATCGAAGCTGGATCGCACCTCCAAGCAACTCGACAAGCTCCAATCGCAAGTGGCATCGCTGCGCAGCGAGCGCCAGTCGCTAGTTGCCGAGCGCGATCGCCTAGCCAACAAAATTGAGAGCCTCGATGGCAAGCTCAAGCAGCGCGAGCAAAAGATCGCCCAACAACAGCAAAAACTGGAAGCCAGCCGAAACCGCCTGCAGGAACTGCAGGGGCGCCAAGAGCAGCTCAAAGCCCAAATCGAGCAGCGCGAACAGAAAATCGCGCAACAGCAACAAAAGCTGCAGGCAACCCGCGACCGCTTGCAAGCGTTGCGGGAGCAGCAACAACAGCTCAAAGCGCAAATCGAGCAGCGCGATAATAAAATCGCTCAGCTCGACGAGCAGATCGCCCAGAAAAACGAGACCCTCAAGCAGCGGCAAGCCCGCCTCCAAGACCTCCAACAAGAACTATCGCTACTGCAAAGGCGGGCGAGCCGCTTTCGCCAGGAGTACCAGACCCTGCGGCGGGGCGATGTGGTTTTGCCTAAAGATCGGGTGCTCGCTAGCGCCATTACGCGCATCGAGAAATCTAGCGACGCCCAGCAAATTGTCGACAAGCTGCTGCAGGAAGCCAACAAGCGCGCCTACCGCGCGACGCGTCCCAACAACAACCAGGTTGACGAGCGCGTCATTGCCATAACCAAGGCCCAGGTCAAAAACCTCAGGCAAAAAATCAGCGACGGTCGCGAATACGTGCTCCAAATCCGCTCGGATGGCAACTACGTCATGGGTGAGGACAAAGTGGGCGTTTTTACGATCGTGGCGCCCAACAAGCAAATATTTGGCGCAGGCGAGGCGATCTCGACCGTGTCGATCGACACGGAGCAAATGGGGCGCTCGCAACTGCAAAACCGGCTCGACCGGTTGCTATCGGCCGCCAAGTTCCGCGCGCGCCGCTCTGGCATTCTAGGCGACGTTCGCGTCGAGACCGGTACGCTGGCGCTAACCAACTTTTTCGAGCGGCTCAACCAAGCCTCAGCCGGCCAGTTTGATCGCATCCAGGCCCAGGCGGCTCAGCCGGCCGAGACGGCCGGACCGCTCGAGCTCAAGCTGGTTGCGCTCAAAGATGGCAAAGTCGTTTTTAGTAGCTCGGAACTGGGAACCAACTCCCCCCAAGCCAGCTAG
- a CDS encoding resolvase: MIVGFDPGRDKCGLALADEAGELRAHQSVGSQAVLAAVERWCRHYPIERIVMGNGTTAGEWQARLREGLSHPVPITLVDERHSSLEARDRYWKLHPPRGLLRLVPRGLRTPPGPIDGIVAWLLIERYWQQADA; encoded by the coding sequence GTGATAGTAGGCTTTGACCCCGGCCGGGATAAATGCGGTTTGGCGCTAGCCGACGAGGCAGGCGAGCTGCGCGCGCATCAATCGGTTGGCTCGCAGGCGGTGCTGGCCGCGGTCGAGCGGTGGTGCCGCCACTATCCCATCGAGCGCATTGTCATGGGCAACGGCACTACTGCCGGTGAGTGGCAAGCTCGGCTGCGCGAGGGCCTGTCCCATCCCGTGCCCATTACGCTGGTGGATGAACGCCACAGCTCGCTGGAGGCCCGTGATCGCTACTGGAAGCTGCATCCGCCCCGCGGGTTGCTGCGCCTCGTTCCGCGGGGGTTGCGCACGCCGCCTGGCCCCATTGACGGCATCGTCGCCTGGTTGCTGATCGAGCGCTACTGGCAGCAGGCAGATGCCTAG
- a CDS encoding DUF3146 domain-containing protein, with protein MPAQRLPETIARVRITWQSLQQGEIAGEVQAAAYRWQFQWRFRDGQLLVRPSLGRALIREPLSRFLERCDYQLEPGGDYEFKIRARL; from the coding sequence TTGCCTGCCCAGCGCTTGCCCGAGACCATCGCCCGCGTCCGCATTACCTGGCAGTCGCTGCAACAGGGGGAGATTGCGGGTGAAGTGCAGGCAGCGGCTTACCGCTGGCAGTTTCAGTGGCGCTTTCGCGACGGGCAGTTGCTCGTTCGCCCCTCGCTGGGTCGGGCGCTGATCCGCGAGCCGCTGAGTCGCTTCCTCGAGCGCTGCGACTACCAACTCGAGCCCGGCGGCGATTACGAGTTCAAAATTCGGGCGCGGCTCTAG
- a CDS encoding GTP-binding protein, giving the protein MHSHADRWGGGGFVSAPSARIPSGWDLQELEQAIASFESIQADLNYQRAQSALRRLVRNLDLRPEERTGLEADIGQLTALLDKLDRASLQIAAVGAVGRGKSALLNALLGEAAFQTGPLHGVTQAVASATWQQSRQAAGRSDREVIRLTRTSSDRAQIELVDTPGLDEIDGEAREALTHQIAQQADLILFVVAGDLTQLEYDALAQLRASGKPILLAFNKIDQYAPADRDAIYRQLRDERLREVLAPAEIVTVAADPLATEAVRQPDGSLHLERRRGASQVEALRQQILALLEREGKSLVALNTMLYADGLSERLTQRKMVLRAAAADELIRRGALTKATVVALNPVTAIDLLTGSVVDVATILALARLYGIPMTQQAAVGLLQQIAVSMGGIGAGDVLGTLGLSSLKGVLGISVPASGGAALAPYASVAVTQAGVAGVSAYAIGHASKTYLANGASWGRHGPKAAIAAILDSLDERSILHRIKHDLGERLQATSRPAPSPSC; this is encoded by the coding sequence ATGCACTCGCACGCCGACCGATGGGGTGGAGGGGGTTTCGTGTCCGCGCCGTCTGCCCGCATTCCATCCGGATGGGACCTGCAAGAGCTGGAGCAGGCCATTGCCAGCTTTGAGTCCATCCAGGCCGATCTCAACTACCAGCGAGCGCAGTCGGCGCTGCGCCGCCTGGTTCGCAACCTCGATCTGCGCCCCGAGGAGCGGACGGGGCTCGAGGCCGACATCGGCCAGCTCACGGCCCTGCTGGACAAGCTCGATCGCGCCAGCCTCCAAATTGCAGCTGTCGGCGCGGTGGGGCGTGGCAAGTCGGCCCTGCTGAATGCCCTGCTGGGCGAAGCGGCGTTCCAAACCGGACCGCTGCACGGCGTGACGCAGGCGGTGGCCAGTGCCACGTGGCAGCAGTCGCGCCAGGCAGCCGGCCGCAGCGATCGCGAGGTCATTCGCTTAACCCGCACCAGCAGCGATCGCGCCCAGATCGAGCTGGTCGATACGCCCGGACTGGACGAGATCGACGGCGAGGCGCGCGAAGCCCTCACCCACCAGATCGCCCAACAAGCCGACCTGATCCTGTTTGTGGTCGCCGGGGATCTGACCCAGCTGGAGTACGATGCCTTGGCGCAGTTGCGCGCCTCGGGCAAGCCCATCCTGCTAGCGTTCAACAAAATCGACCAATACGCGCCAGCCGATCGCGACGCCATCTACCGCCAGCTGCGCGACGAGCGCCTCCGAGAGGTGCTCGCACCGGCGGAAATCGTGACGGTCGCTGCCGACCCGCTCGCCACCGAAGCCGTGCGGCAGCCCGATGGCAGCCTCCACCTGGAGCGCCGCCGCGGCGCGTCCCAAGTCGAAGCCCTGCGGCAGCAAATCCTGGCACTGCTGGAGCGCGAGGGCAAATCGCTGGTGGCGCTCAACACCATGCTCTACGCTGATGGCCTCAGCGAGCGCCTCACCCAGCGCAAAATGGTGCTGCGCGCCGCGGCTGCCGACGAGCTCATCCGGCGAGGGGCCCTCACCAAAGCCACGGTCGTCGCGCTCAACCCTGTCACGGCCATCGACCTGCTGACCGGATCGGTGGTGGATGTCGCCACCATCCTGGCCCTGGCGCGCCTCTACGGCATTCCCATGACGCAGCAGGCAGCCGTGGGCCTGCTGCAGCAAATTGCGGTCAGCATGGGCGGCATTGGAGCCGGCGACGTTCTGGGCACGCTGGGCCTGAGCTCGCTCAAGGGAGTTTTGGGCATCTCCGTGCCCGCCTCGGGGGGAGCAGCGCTGGCGCCTTACGCCTCGGTCGCGGTAACCCAAGCTGGCGTGGCGGGCGTTTCCGCGTACGCCATCGGCCACGCCAGCAAAACCTATCTCGCCAACGGTGCTTCCTGGGGACGGCACGGCCCCAAAGCGGCGATCGCGGCCATCCTGGACTCGCTCGACGAGCGCTCGATCCTGCACCGCATCAAGCACGACCTGGGCGAGCGGCTCCAGGCAACCAGCAGGCCCGCTCCTTCGCCGTCGTGCTAG
- a CDS encoding ABC transporter translates to MQAIRSSLKYLSLVGLALLVAGLVVGLVTGQWVPTAASLLGVGTVALLVGIAFWRRPGAVAAALGRFLGQRSTQAGGNALVATLAVLAILGALNFAAAQYGGRLDLTQNQRLTLAEQSQRVVQNLQKPLKVWVFSANPGSNTRELLQKYDRQSHKFDYEFVDPQKRVRLVRQFGVSQRGEVYLEYGERRQLVQTLGRGSQLSEPQLTQAIVKIQRDQAQSVYLLQGHGEAPLESGRRSVSQAVSRLKNRGYEVNSGDRVPQQADTVALMGPQNSLSEAAVGALRDHLNAGGGLLLAFQPQTDPGLGLLLADWGLQRDERIIIDPSGRGQANALALVRNYGDHPITEDLAGVSLYPLAQPLNASETEGIRATPLLQTSEQSWAESDPRQEEVSFDAEGGDTRGPLTVGIAFEQAEAEGEGQSPARMVAIGSAAFATDAVLSSGRGINSDVLLNVVGWLSGSEEEELGIRPNKPANRRLNLVPWQITTVWAAALIAVPVLGLLAAAIAWWRRR, encoded by the coding sequence ATGCAAGCGATCCGCAGCTCGCTCAAGTACCTGTCGCTGGTAGGCCTGGCACTGCTAGTGGCCGGTTTGGTGGTGGGCCTGGTAACGGGCCAATGGGTACCCACAGCAGCCAGCTTGCTGGGAGTGGGGACAGTCGCCCTATTGGTGGGGATCGCCTTTTGGCGCCGCCCGGGCGCGGTCGCGGCGGCCCTGGGCCGCTTTTTGGGCCAGCGCTCCACCCAGGCCGGGGGCAACGCCTTGGTGGCAACGCTGGCGGTGCTGGCGATCTTGGGGGCGCTCAACTTTGCCGCCGCTCAATATGGCGGCCGCCTCGATCTGACCCAGAACCAGCGGCTGACGCTTGCCGAGCAATCCCAGCGGGTCGTCCAAAACCTGCAAAAGCCGCTCAAGGTATGGGTCTTTAGCGCCAATCCGGGCAGCAATACGCGCGAGTTGCTGCAAAAGTACGACCGCCAAAGCCACAAGTTTGACTACGAATTTGTCGATCCCCAAAAGCGGGTCCGGCTCGTTCGCCAGTTTGGGGTCAGCCAGCGCGGTGAGGTCTATCTCGAGTACGGCGAGCGGCGGCAGTTGGTGCAGACGCTGGGCCGCGGTTCCCAGCTCTCCGAGCCCCAACTGACCCAAGCCATCGTCAAAATCCAGCGCGATCAGGCGCAGTCCGTCTACTTGCTGCAAGGCCATGGCGAGGCCCCGCTAGAATCCGGGCGCCGCAGCGTCTCGCAGGCCGTCAGCCGGCTCAAAAATCGGGGGTACGAGGTCAACAGTGGCGATCGAGTGCCGCAGCAAGCGGATACTGTCGCCCTCATGGGTCCACAGAATTCGCTGAGCGAAGCTGCGGTGGGCGCCTTGCGCGACCACCTCAATGCCGGTGGTGGCCTGCTGCTGGCGTTCCAGCCGCAAACCGATCCTGGCTTGGGGCTGCTACTGGCCGATTGGGGCCTGCAACGAGACGAGCGCATCATTATTGACCCCTCCGGCCGCGGTCAAGCCAACGCGCTGGCGCTCGTGCGCAACTACGGCGACCATCCCATCACCGAGGACCTAGCGGGGGTCTCGCTCTACCCATTGGCGCAACCGCTCAACGCCAGCGAGACAGAAGGCATCCGTGCGACTCCGCTGCTCCAAACCAGCGAGCAGAGTTGGGCGGAGAGCGATCCCCGACAGGAAGAGGTCAGCTTCGATGCCGAGGGGGGCGACACGCGCGGACCGCTAACCGTGGGCATTGCTTTTGAGCAGGCCGAGGCTGAGGGTGAGGGGCAGAGCCCGGCGCGCATGGTTGCTATCGGCAGTGCCGCGTTTGCCACGGATGCTGTCTTGAGTAGCGGCCGCGGGATCAACAGCGACGTGTTACTCAACGTGGTGGGTTGGTTGAGCGGTAGCGAGGAAGAAGAACTGGGCATCCGGCCCAACAAACCCGCCAACCGCCGGCTCAACCTCGTCCCCTGGCAGATAACAACCGTTTGGGCGGCTGCCCTCATTGCAGTGCCGGTTTTGGGCCTGCTGGCGGCCGCGATCGCGTGGTGGCGCAGGCGCTAG